A single genomic interval of Daucus carota subsp. sativus chromosome 1, DH1 v3.0, whole genome shotgun sequence harbors:
- the LOC108215869 gene encoding uncharacterized protein LOC108215869, with translation MTRPALQPYQSLIDTIPKKGVSEANLDHIIFKIHSIAVEGLIKASPYYAEVSVVGDDEITKWTTCVDKQGGKNPKWNKERTVMLNRTNVHRNNVYVVVKIYEKGIVLDNCVGEVRVPVGERIDYETERFTLVRSKFQVKKARGAIKLACQIEAVQVTAETHEVVVASPARSANAKPEEIFNSSVDDVAAVFAHQAAPAPAPAPAYAHQAAPAPAATAFSGMTAHNLSYEPAPYSQVPPVPPSPVSFSSPVNYQQGAPGFWYPPPPPPYYQPMPQQPTRLNDLGVGAFAPLVMMAANTFGTSLPDVVSSDFWSSFG, from the coding sequence ATGACAAGACCAGCATTGCAGCCTTACCAATCTCTCATAGATACTATTCCCAAAAAAGGCGTGAGTGAAGCAAACCTGGATCATATCATTTTCAAAATCCACAGCATTGCCGTGGAAGGCCTGATCAAGGCAAGTCCATACTATGCTGAGGTCTCTGTTGTAGGCGATGATGAGATTACAAAGTGGACTACTTGTGTGGATAAACAAGGTGGCAAGAATCCGAAATGGAACAAGGAGAGGACGGTAATGCTCAACAGGACTAATGTGCATCGAAACAATGTATATGTTGTGGTGAAGATATATGAGAAAGGGATTGTTTTGGACAACTGTGTCGGAGAAGTACGTGTCCCTGTTGGCGAAAGGATCGACTATGAGACTGAGAGATTCACACTTGTAAGAAGTAAGTTTCAGGTCAAGAAGGCCAGAGGGGCAATAAAACTTGCTTGTCAGATTGAGGCAGTTCAAGTGACTGCTGAAACTCACGAGGTTGTCGTTGCTTCTCCAGCTCGATCCGCTAATGCTAAACCAGAAGAAATCTTTAACTCTTCCGTTGATGACGTTGCTGCAGTTTTTGCCCACCAAGCTGCTCCTgctccagctccagctccagcTTACGCCCACCAAGCTGCTCCTGCTCCTGCTGCTACGGCTTTCTCTGGAATGACTGCACATAACCTATCATATGAGCCGGCTCCCTACTCTCAAGTTCCCCCTGTTCCACCTTCGCCAGTAAGTTTTTCTTCGCCTGTTAATTATCAACAAGGTGCCCCAGGCTTCTGGtatccaccaccaccaccaccttatTACCAGCCTATGCCGCAACAGCCCACGAGGCTGAATGATCTAGGAGTTGGTGCATTTGCGCCCCTAGTTATGATGGCTGCTAATACGTTCGGAACATCACTTCCTGATGTGGTTTCATCAGACTTCTGGTCATCATTTGGTTGA
- the LOC108207470 gene encoding uncharacterized protein LOC108207470: MALWLEPGSEPETQREADDLAAINAIKVSAAVELKEKGNEYVKMGKKHYSDAIDCYTRAINQKALSDAESSVLFSNRAHVNLQLGNYRRALLDAEQAIKLSPTYAKAYYRAVKASLSLKLLAEAESYCQKGLEQFPDNEELKKLFSQISLQKSENELREAQVSKALSAAKKLVSAIEDRGIKFGKAMFQELTGVKKPMIDKDNILHWPVLLLYAEVMSSDFIEDFCETDMFSAHLDMMFAEDSPPLPWDRENAYKREAIELYYEAASGVRLSKKDSLRYFLEGTVGSHIESFDDDEKHADEYSVNDVNSNGQGRSKWIKVNEKRTLYDVLREPNFLIPGIPVFYVVSAKSSFYKKFKAGKWAPPP, encoded by the exons ATGGCACTATGGTTAGAACCCGGGTCAGAACCCGAAACCCAGAGGGAGGCAGATGATCTTGCTGCTATCAATGCTATCAAAGTGTCTGCTGCTGTTGAACTTAAG GAAAAGGGTAATGAGTATGTCAAGATGGGAAAAAAGCATTACTCTGATGCTATTGATTGCTACACCAGGGCAATTAATCAAAAAGCTTTAAGTGATGCTGAGAGCTCGGTTCTGTTTTCAAATAGAGCTCATGTGAATTTACAACTGGGAAATTACAGGCGCGCTCTATTAGATGCTGAACAGGCGATCAAGCTCTCTCCCACCTACGCTAAG GCATACTATAGAGCCGTGAAAGCGTCCTTGTCTCTAAAACTGCTGGCCGAAGCAGAATCATATTGTCAAAAAGGTCTGGAGCAGTTTCCAGATAATGAAGAATTGAAGAAGCTTTTTAGCCAGATTTCTCTGCAGAAATCAGAGAATGAGCTCCGCGAAGCTCAAGTTTCTAAAGCTCTGTCAGCAGCTAAG AAACTTGTCTCTGCTATTGAAGATAGAGGAATCAAGTTTGGGAAGGCCATGTTCCAGGAACTCACCGGAGTAAAGAAGCCGATGATAGATAAAGATAACATCCTTCATTGGCCTGTTCTTCTTCTATATGCAGAGGTCATGTCCAGCGACTTCATCGAGGACTTCTGTGAGACTGACATGTTTTCAGCTcatcttgacatgat GTTTGCAGAAGATAGTCCTCCCTTGCCATGGGATAGAGAAAATGCTTACAAGCGGGAGGCTATTGAACTGTACTATGAG GCTGCTTCTGGAGTTCGTCTTTCTAAAAAGGACAGTCTTCGCTATTTCTTGGAGGGGACTGTTGGTTCTCATATTGAAAGCTTTGATGATGATGAGAAACATGCTGATGAATACTCAGTGAATGACGTCAATTCAAATG GCCAAGGTCGCTCCAAGTGGATTAAAGTAAATGAAAAGCGAACACTTTATGATGTTCTGAGAGAACCCAACTTTCTAATCCCTGGTATTCCTG TATTCTATGTTGTCTCAGCTAAGTCGAGTTTCTATAAGAAGTTCAAAGCGGGGAAATGGGCTCCTCCGCCGTGA
- the LOC108204844 gene encoding uncharacterized protein LOC108204844 has product MDPEYVVLDASSDEDVGLDEKVVFDDSGEDDCDWIQELLKEVDRQTSTEDSDESDDVVLVSEVVVSPKSKLKNSDTGLKDLNDEEDDDDCVVLDGDPDKPEAVENNQLVDESDELQIVAETGQVACRDYPHPRHLCAKYQFTSTAHETHCGQCHCYVCDLLAPCLHWDGNHCHATDKEEYWKNERKSLKNRHQAAVSVPRVYTSLSAEMIPISQGPVSVSFEPTYVPSGQVPGPATIRACSWSTNFAPGFDHSGQVPRNRFRPNLVLQHLRSTDNDLLQRDRRHTAGNAALQVKSPPSVFKRTGGGPLLSNRRYCLSNQTYRAQYMSIPPQMPIPVHNNSMRWQPLFPQLGPELNTYQLPPQPNIHANFSNSLPYQPQLSSTPNVMNNHMNMMPSQPMVSPPSSTANFFVSSVTEHQVPTQAYHYGNTFLRPPQSQLSLQPIVDNSYTNRMPSEPLIYGQLNAAPNEYQNINLNQDHSFLGSTEEDIDLSCINLTSESNQEPTPQHQDIGLVTEHEALPRTEQQDDLFGGSPNLDALNFQYDSWNLGSSDKPVHSPEPDISDSSFFFGL; this is encoded by the exons ATGGATCCAGAGTATGTAGTTTTGGATGCGAGCTCAGATGAAGATGTGGGCTTGGATGAGAAGGTAGTGTTTGATGATAGTGGAGAAGATGATTGTGATTGGATACAAGAGCTACTTAAAGAGGTTGATAGACAGACTAGCACTGaggattctgatgagtctgatGATGTGGTTTTAGTGAGTGAGGTTGTGGTGAGTCCTAAGTCTAAGTTGAAGAATTCTGATACTGGTTTGAAGGATTTGAATGAtgaggaagatgatgatgattgcGTGGTTTTGGATGGCGATCCTGATAAGCCGGAAGCAGTCGAGAATAATCAGCTGGTGGATGAGTCTGATGAGCTGCAAATTGTTGCTGAGACGGGACAG GTGGCTTGTAGAGACTATCCCCACCCACGACATCTCTGTGCTAAGTATCAGTTCACTTCCACTGCACATGAAACACACTGCGGCCAG TGTCACTGTTATGTCTGTGACTTGCTGGCTCCATGTCTCCATTGGGATGGAAATCATTGCCATGCCACCGATAAAGAAGAATATTGGAAAAATGAGAGGAAGTCATTAAAGAACAGACACCAAGCTGCTGTATCAGTTCCTAGAGTTTACACTTCTCTGTCAGCTGAGATGATCCCAATCAGTCAAGGTCCGGTATCAGTTTCATTTGAACCCACCTATGTACCCTCCGGTCAGGTCCCCGGACCAGCAACAATTCGTGCATGTTCATGGTCAACTAATTTTGCACCGGGATTTGATCATTCTGGACAGGTGCCTAGAAACAGATTTCGGCCGAACTTGGTGTTGCAGCACCTGCGCAGTACAGATAACGATCTTCTTCAAAGGGATCGAAGACATACTGCCGGTAATGCAGCCCTTCAAGTTAAATCTCCTCCCTCAGTGTTTAAAAGAACCGGCGGGGGTCCTCTATTGTCCAACAGAAGGTATTGTTTATCTAACCAAACATATAGAGCCCAATATATGAGCATACCTCCTCAAATGCCAATACCAGTTCACAACAATTCCATGAGATGGCAACCTTTATTTCCCCAGTTGGGTCCGGAGTTGAACACTTATCAACTTCCCCCACAACCAAATATTCATGCAAACTTTTCAAATTCCTTGCCTTACCAACCCCAGCTATCCTCCACACCAAATGTGATGAATAACCATATGAACATGATGCCTTCTCAGCCTATGGTCTCTCCCCCATCGAGCACGGCCAATTTCTTTGTGAGTTCAGTCACTGAACACCAAGTCCCAACTCAGGCATATCATTATGGCAACACCTTTTTAAGGCCTCCTCAATCCCAATTGTCTCTCCAACCAATTGTCGATAACAGCTACACAAACAGAATGCCTTCCGAACCACTGATATATGGTCAGCTTAATGCTGCTCCAAACGAGTATCAGAATATTAATTTGAATCAGGACCATAGCTTTCTGGGTTCGACTGAAGAAGACATCGACTTGAGTTGCATCAATTTAACTTCTGAGAGCAACCAAGAACCTACACCCCAACATCAAGATATAGGTTTAGTAACTGAGCATGAGGCCTTGCCGCGTACTGAACAACAGGATGACCTTTTTGGTGGAAGCCCAAATCTTGATGCGCTAAACTTTCAGTATGATAGTTGGAACTTAGGTAGTAGTGATAAACCAGTACATTCTCCAGAACCAGATATATCAGATTCTAGCTTTTTCTTTGGATTGTAA
- the LOC108197639 gene encoding uncharacterized protein LOC108197639 isoform X2 — protein sequence MSSRSANSLDKVTADVAAVAKRMHLKVLGPFMIPPKIMCIRSRLGPGPNGNNLHGYFKLCIYENLIEVFSSTEVVEQIIAGSNECNVKIEVTVGVRGGSSKQGQVGESFLSQLPKGSEKQLQQIKIRMSSRRLQILNKVTADFVAVAKGMHLKVLGPGGILKKAVNMTRLAPGPDGTNLGGNFKFKLLHIYENFAEVFSSTEEYGAVSRAKLV from the exons ATGTCCTCCAGGAGTGCCAACAGCCTCGACAAAG TAACTGCTGATGTTGCCGCGGTTGCAAAGCGCATGCACCTTAAGGTCTTGGGTCCGTTCATGATACCACCAAagattatgtgtattagatcgAGATTAGGCCCAGGCCCTAATG GAAATAATCTTCATGGCTACTTTAAGTTATGTATTTACGAGAATCTCATTGAAGTCTTCAGCTCTACTGAGGTGGTTGAGCAGATCATTGCTGGTTCTAATGAATGCAATGTCAAGATTGAGGTTACAGTTGGTGTAAGAGGGGGGAGCAGTAAGCAGGGGCAAGTTGGTGAGAGCTTTCTTAGTCAGTTGCCTAAGGGCTCAG AGAAGCAGCTTCAGCAGATAAAAATCAGAATGTCCTCAAGGAGATTGCAAATCCTCAACAAAG TAACTGCTGATTTTGTCGCTGTTGCAAAGGGTATGCACCTCAAGGTCTTGGGTCCTGGCGGGATACTAAAAAAGGCTGTGAATATGACGAGATTAGCCCCAGGCCCTGATG GAACCAACCTTGGTGGCAATTTTAAGTTTAAGTTACTACATATCTATGAGAATTTTGCTGAAGTCTTCAGCTCCACTGAG GAGTATGGAGCGGTTAGCAGGGCCAAGTTGGTGTGA
- the LOC108197639 gene encoding uncharacterized protein LOC108197639 isoform X3 has product MSSRSANSLDKVTADVAAVAKRMHLKVLGPFMIPPKIMCIRSRLGPGPNGNNLHGYFKLCIYENLIEVFSSTEVVEQIIAGSNECNVKIEVTVGVRGGSSKQGQVGESFLSQLPKGSEKQLQQIKIRMSSRRLQILNKVTADFVAVAKGMHLKVLGPGGILKKAVNMTRLAPGPDGVWSG; this is encoded by the exons ATGTCCTCCAGGAGTGCCAACAGCCTCGACAAAG TAACTGCTGATGTTGCCGCGGTTGCAAAGCGCATGCACCTTAAGGTCTTGGGTCCGTTCATGATACCACCAAagattatgtgtattagatcgAGATTAGGCCCAGGCCCTAATG GAAATAATCTTCATGGCTACTTTAAGTTATGTATTTACGAGAATCTCATTGAAGTCTTCAGCTCTACTGAGGTGGTTGAGCAGATCATTGCTGGTTCTAATGAATGCAATGTCAAGATTGAGGTTACAGTTGGTGTAAGAGGGGGGAGCAGTAAGCAGGGGCAAGTTGGTGAGAGCTTTCTTAGTCAGTTGCCTAAGGGCTCAG AGAAGCAGCTTCAGCAGATAAAAATCAGAATGTCCTCAAGGAGATTGCAAATCCTCAACAAAG TAACTGCTGATTTTGTCGCTGTTGCAAAGGGTATGCACCTCAAGGTCTTGGGTCCTGGCGGGATACTAAAAAAGGCTGTGAATATGACGAGATTAGCCCCAGGCCCTGATG GAGTATGGAGCGGTTAG
- the LOC108197639 gene encoding uncharacterized protein LOC108197639 isoform X1 gives MSSRSANSLDKVTADVAAVAKRMHLKVLGPFMIPPKIMCIRSRLGPGPNGNNLHGYFKLCIYENLIEVFSSTEVVEQIIAGSNECNVKIEVTVGVRGGSSKQGQVGESFLSQLPKGSEKQLQQIKIRMSSRRLQILNKVTADFVAVAKGMHLKVLGPGGILKKAVNMTRLAPGPDGTNLGGNFKFKLLHIYENFAEVFSSTEVVEQIISGFNKWDVEIEIYFVVVGVWSG, from the exons ATGTCCTCCAGGAGTGCCAACAGCCTCGACAAAG TAACTGCTGATGTTGCCGCGGTTGCAAAGCGCATGCACCTTAAGGTCTTGGGTCCGTTCATGATACCACCAAagattatgtgtattagatcgAGATTAGGCCCAGGCCCTAATG GAAATAATCTTCATGGCTACTTTAAGTTATGTATTTACGAGAATCTCATTGAAGTCTTCAGCTCTACTGAGGTGGTTGAGCAGATCATTGCTGGTTCTAATGAATGCAATGTCAAGATTGAGGTTACAGTTGGTGTAAGAGGGGGGAGCAGTAAGCAGGGGCAAGTTGGTGAGAGCTTTCTTAGTCAGTTGCCTAAGGGCTCAG AGAAGCAGCTTCAGCAGATAAAAATCAGAATGTCCTCAAGGAGATTGCAAATCCTCAACAAAG TAACTGCTGATTTTGTCGCTGTTGCAAAGGGTATGCACCTCAAGGTCTTGGGTCCTGGCGGGATACTAAAAAAGGCTGTGAATATGACGAGATTAGCCCCAGGCCCTGATG GAACCAACCTTGGTGGCAATTTTAAGTTTAAGTTACTACATATCTATGAGAATTTTGCTGAAGTCTTCAGCTCCACTGAGGTGGTTGAGCAGATCATTTCTGGTTTTAATAAATGGGATGTCGAGATTgagatttattttgttgttgTAGGAGTATGGAGCGGTTAG
- the LOC108215877 gene encoding probable indole-3-pyruvate monooxygenase YUCCA5, producing the protein MFSRRCVWVNGPLIIGAGPSGLAVGACLKEQCVPFVVVERADCLASLWQNRTYDRLKLHLPKQFCQLPKLPFPEDYPEYPTRKQFIQYIESYADHFGIKPQFNESVESAKYDEAARAWRVTTVSTKGSVRSEVDYICQWIVVATGENAEPVIPEIAGLGDFGGEVIHGREYKSGKDYSGKKVLVVGCGNTGMEVSLDLCNHNAKPSMVSRSPVHVLPREIFGKSTFDWAMMMMKWLPVWLVDKILLTLTWSILGDLEKYGIKKPSIGPMELKIKDDGKTPVLDIGALEKIRSGGIKVVPGIKKFSKTMVELVNGQQLEIDSVILATGYRSNVLSWLQETEFFSKSGYPKTPFPNSWKGKNGLYAVGFTKRGLLGASADAMRVAQDIAELWKKGLKQKKPNV; encoded by the exons ATGTTTTCGCGCAGGTGTGTCTGGGTGAACGGTCCTCTGATCATCGGAGCAGGACCATCTGGACTCGCTGTGGGAGCATGCCTTAAAGAACAGTGTGTCCCTTTTGTGGTTGTGGAAAGAGCTGATTGTTTAGCTTCTTTGTGGCAAAACAGGACTTATGATCGCCTTAAGCTTCACCTTCCCAAACAGTTTTGTCAGCTTCCAAAACTACCATTCCCAGAGGATTATCCAGAATACCCTACCAGAAAACAGTTCATTCAGTATATTGAATCATATGCAGATCATTTTGGCATCAAACCACAATTCAATGAGTCTGTGGAGTCTGCTAAGTACGATGAGGCTGCTCGTGCATGGCGAGTAACAACTGTTTCAACAAAGGGGTCTGTCAGGTCTGAGGTTGACTACATTTGTCAGTGGATTGTGGTGGCCACAGGAGAAAATGCAGAGCCTGTGATCCCGGAGATTGCAGGACTAGGAGATTTTGGCGGTGAAGTTATACATGGCCGTGAGTACAAGTCGGGTAAAGATTATAGTGGGAAAAAAGTTCTTGTTGTGGGGTGTGGAAATACTGGCATGGAAGTTTCACTTGATCTTTGTAATCATAATGCTAAGCCATCAATGGTGTCTAGAAGCCCG GTTCATGTATTGCCAAGAGAAATATTCGGCAAATCAACATTTGATTGggcaatgatgatgatgaaatgGCTTCCCGTGTGGCTAGTCGACAAGATTTTACTGACACTGACATGGTCTATACTTGGTGACCTTGAGAAGTATGGTATAAAAAAGCCATCAATCGGTCCCATGGAGTTAAAGATCAAAGATGACGGAAAAACACCTGTTCTTGATATTGGAGCACTGGAGAAAATCCGATCTGGCGGTATCAAAGTGGTTCCTGGAATCAAGAAGTTCTCCAAAACCATGGTAGAGCTTGTAAATGGTCAACAACTAGAGATTGATTCAGTAATTTTGGCCACTGGATACCGCAGTAATGTTCTCTCTTGGCTACAG GAAACTGAGTTTTTCTCTAAATCCGGGTATCCCAAGACACCTTTTCCGAATAGCTGGAAGGGAAAGAATGGACTCTATGCAGTTGGATTCACAAAGAGAGGACTACTTGGTGCTTCTGCAGATGCCATGAGAGTTGCCCAAGATATTGCTGAGCTCTGGAAGAAGGGGTTGAAGCAGAAGAAACCAAATGTCTGA